A portion of the Planctomicrobium piriforme genome contains these proteins:
- a CDS encoding C-terminal binding protein, translated as MKQFQVVVTDFIQPPLDHEERILGDLANITALGAHGESAIGDQLDDADAVMLYHFITLSEKTIRRLKHCRLIVRCGVGFDNVDLQAARERGIPVANVPDYGAEEVADSAIGMMLTLTRGIHYTNSRLQRGAGPWSYEQVVPLQRLRGRVFGIVGLGRIGTATALRAKALGMRVLFYDPYIPDGRDKAIGVERVETLDELLAAADVLSTHCPRTAETQHIIDDAALAKLKPGSYVVNTARGGVVDAHAVLRAIEADHLRGAALDVLEVEPPPADDPLIAAWRNPEHPAHDRIIINPHSAFYSEQGLDDMRIKGSQNCRRALLGQPIRNVVNGVG; from the coding sequence GTGAAACAGTTTCAAGTGGTCGTGACCGACTTCATTCAACCGCCGCTGGATCACGAGGAACGGATTCTCGGCGATCTCGCGAATATCACCGCGCTGGGGGCGCACGGTGAAAGTGCAATCGGCGATCAGCTCGACGATGCGGATGCAGTGATGCTGTATCACTTCATCACCCTGTCGGAGAAAACGATTCGGCGACTGAAGCATTGCCGTTTGATCGTCCGTTGCGGCGTCGGCTTCGACAACGTCGATCTGCAGGCGGCTCGTGAACGCGGGATTCCCGTCGCCAACGTTCCGGACTACGGGGCGGAGGAAGTGGCCGACAGCGCCATCGGGATGATGCTGACGCTGACGCGGGGGATTCATTACACCAACAGCCGTCTGCAACGCGGCGCGGGACCATGGAGCTACGAACAGGTGGTTCCGCTGCAACGCCTGCGGGGCCGCGTGTTCGGCATCGTGGGGCTCGGCCGCATCGGCACGGCCACAGCGCTGCGGGCTAAGGCGCTCGGCATGCGGGTGCTGTTCTACGATCCGTACATTCCCGACGGCCGCGACAAGGCGATTGGAGTCGAACGGGTCGAGACCCTCGATGAACTGCTGGCAGCCGCGGATGTCCTCAGCACGCATTGCCCGCGAACAGCGGAAACACAGCACATCATCGATGACGCGGCGCTGGCGAAGCTGAAGCCCGGTTCGTATGTGGTGAACACCGCTCGAGGTGGTGTTGTGGATGCTCATGCGGTGTTACGGGCAATCGAAGCGGACCATCTCCGCGGCGCCGCGCTGGACGTTCTGGAAGTCGAGCCGCCTCCAGCGGATGACCCGTTGATCGCCGCGTGGCGAAATCCGGAGCACCCGGCGCACGACCGCATCATCATCAATCCGCATTCGGCGTTCTATTCGGAACAGGGGCTGGATGACATGCGAATCAAAGGAAGCCAGAACTGCCGTCGGGCGCTGCTGGGACAACCGATTCGCAACGTGGTCAACGGAGTTGGATAA
- a CDS encoding SDR family NAD(P)-dependent oxidoreductase → MAASRSSPFADLTGKRAVITGGSSGIGRAIALELARGGCDVIVHYGRSETAAQSVADEITAIGRRSAARQLAFPAGNYDEFVDSVWQIWGGVDIWVNNAGADLLTGSQAKLPYAEKLALLWQVDVAGTLQLCKAVLPRMKAAHGGVIINIGWDQADRGMEGDSAELFSAAKNAIMGFTRSFALTAAPEVRVNCIAPGWIQTAWGEHASQDWQDRVVRETPLRRWGLPEDIARLTRFLVSDDASYLTGQVINANGGAVR, encoded by the coding sequence TTGGCCGCATCGCGATCCTCACCATTTGCCGATCTGACCGGCAAACGGGCCGTCATCACCGGTGGCTCGTCGGGCATCGGACGGGCGATCGCGCTCGAACTCGCACGAGGCGGCTGCGATGTGATCGTCCATTACGGGCGGTCTGAAACTGCGGCACAAAGCGTGGCCGACGAAATCACAGCGATCGGTCGACGGAGCGCGGCGCGGCAACTCGCTTTTCCCGCCGGAAATTACGACGAGTTTGTCGACTCGGTTTGGCAAATTTGGGGCGGCGTCGACATCTGGGTCAACAACGCCGGTGCGGACCTGTTGACGGGCAGTCAGGCCAAGCTGCCGTATGCGGAAAAACTCGCGCTGCTGTGGCAGGTGGATGTCGCAGGGACGCTGCAGTTGTGCAAGGCGGTTCTTCCTCGCATGAAGGCCGCACACGGCGGGGTGATCATCAACATCGGCTGGGATCAGGCGGACCGCGGCATGGAAGGGGACAGTGCCGAACTGTTCTCGGCCGCCAAGAACGCCATCATGGGCTTCACCAGATCGTTCGCACTCACCGCCGCACCAGAAGTGCGTGTGAACTGTATTGCGCCGGGCTGGATTCAAACGGCCTGGGGGGAACATGCCAGTCAGGACTGGCAAGACCGCGTGGTTCGGGAAACGCCGCTGCGACGGTGGGGCCTGCCGGAAGACATTGCCCGGCTGACGCGATTTCTGGTCAGCGACGACGCAAGCTACCTGACAGGCCAGGTCATCAATGCCAACGGGGGCGCGGTGCGATAA
- the purD gene encoding phosphoribosylamine--glycine ligase: protein MKVLVIGSGGREHVLAWKLKQSPQVTQVFCAPGNAGTGVDVTNIDINASDSERLAQFAKNEKIDLTVVGPEGPLVGGVVDVFKKHGLRVFGPSKAAAALEGSKAFCKDIMRQASVPTAEYRVFKDAEGAIDFIQERDETPLVVKADGLAAGKGVVVCENKLEAMAAVNMIMKQNAFGDAGKTVVIEEKLVGQEVSILALVDGKTIITLEAAQDHKAAHDGDTGPNTGGMGAYSPAPFATPELMDTVIEKILIPTVHTMRKAGVEFRGVLYAGLMLTSQGPKVLEYNVRLGDPEAQAILMRLKTDMYDVLCAAADGKLKDLPQLEWDDRTAICVVMASEGYPGPISTGHPIRGVDDANALPDVKVFHAGTAVQKGEVVNTGGRVLGVTALGKDVSDAKRKAYEAVRCIRWQGAWCRKDISDKARTAN from the coding sequence ATGAAAGTGCTGGTGATCGGTTCTGGCGGGCGCGAACATGTTCTCGCCTGGAAGTTGAAACAGTCTCCGCAGGTGACGCAGGTCTTCTGCGCGCCCGGCAACGCCGGCACTGGCGTCGATGTCACGAATATTGACATCAATGCCAGCGACAGCGAACGGCTGGCTCAGTTCGCGAAGAACGAAAAGATCGATCTGACGGTCGTCGGACCGGAAGGCCCGCTGGTCGGCGGCGTCGTCGATGTGTTCAAGAAGCACGGCTTGCGGGTGTTCGGCCCCAGTAAAGCGGCCGCCGCTCTCGAAGGGAGCAAGGCCTTCTGCAAAGACATCATGCGTCAGGCGAGCGTGCCGACGGCTGAATATCGCGTTTTCAAAGACGCGGAAGGGGCAATCGATTTCATCCAGGAACGAGACGAGACCCCGCTCGTTGTGAAGGCCGATGGCCTAGCGGCAGGCAAGGGGGTCGTCGTCTGCGAGAACAAGCTTGAGGCGATGGCCGCCGTCAACATGATCATGAAGCAGAACGCCTTTGGTGACGCCGGCAAGACGGTCGTCATAGAAGAAAAACTCGTCGGACAGGAAGTCAGCATTCTGGCCCTTGTCGACGGCAAGACGATCATCACGCTCGAAGCGGCGCAGGATCACAAAGCCGCTCACGACGGCGATACCGGCCCCAATACCGGCGGCATGGGCGCGTACAGCCCCGCGCCGTTCGCCACGCCGGAGCTGATGGACACGGTCATCGAGAAAATCCTCATCCCGACCGTGCATACGATGCGCAAGGCAGGCGTGGAGTTTCGCGGCGTGCTTTACGCCGGACTGATGCTCACCTCGCAAGGCCCCAAAGTCCTCGAATACAACGTGCGTCTCGGCGACCCCGAGGCACAGGCGATTCTGATGCGGCTCAAGACTGACATGTACGATGTTCTGTGCGCCGCTGCCGATGGAAAGCTCAAAGACCTGCCGCAACTGGAATGGGACGACCGCACTGCCATCTGCGTGGTCATGGCCTCCGAAGGCTACCCTGGTCCGATTTCGACGGGGCACCCAATTCGCGGCGTCGATGACGCGAACGCCCTGCCGGATGTAAAGGTCTTTCACGCTGGGACCGCGGTGCAGAAGGGGGAAGTCGTCAACACCGGCGGTCGAGTCCTCGGCGTCACCGCACTCGGCAAAGACGTCTCCGACGCGAAACGCAAAGCCTACGAAGCCGTCCGCTGCATCCGCTGGCAGGGAGCCTGGTGCCGGAAAGACATCTCCGACAAGGCCCGTACGGCGAACTGA
- a CDS encoding FAD-dependent oxidoreductase, with protein MFPSRLVLLFLVFSGTWAAAETKPSVQYDVVVYGGVPCGIAASIAAAREGASVVLIEPTKHVGGLNTSGLNTAESEHMLKWTFGGIALEFYQRMGQIYGTNQPEYFFESHVAEQAFLDLLKAANVPVRYGVYVVSADREGKRVRRITLSDGTVISGKTFIDASYEGDLMALADVSYTFGRESTADYGEDGAGIRFEPTTRKAATVDERGQLLPGISGWAKDYQPGAAHPGVMNYNWRLTFTQVKDKLVPIPAPQHYDQARYRLLENWLKEKASRNEPVVLKDILDLYPRRNGHIEVNNKQVAVISIGDFGAQFKYPDAGPAERQQIIAEHTDYTLGLLHFLANDPSVPEKLRAEMRSYGLHKDEFTDNGNWPYQLYVREARRMRAATVVTQKDVIEDRRKPDSIAVGSHFIDSHHVQRLAASPTEFVNEGRLWRVGYAYQIPYRALTPKPEECENLLVPGAASYTHVAYCTLRLESTWMMVGHAAGVAASMSAQSDKSVQSVDLPSLQNKLRTQGQIIDFLPAQPEQFEHGKHEKQF; from the coding sequence ATGTTTCCATCGCGACTGGTGTTGCTGTTTTTGGTTTTCTCTGGCACATGGGCGGCTGCTGAAACAAAGCCGTCAGTGCAGTATGACGTCGTCGTCTACGGCGGCGTCCCCTGCGGGATCGCTGCCTCGATTGCCGCGGCACGCGAAGGGGCATCGGTCGTTCTGATCGAGCCGACAAAGCATGTCGGTGGCCTCAATACCAGCGGGCTTAATACGGCCGAATCCGAACACATGCTGAAGTGGACGTTCGGCGGCATCGCCCTCGAGTTCTATCAGCGGATGGGACAGATTTACGGGACGAACCAGCCTGAGTACTTTTTCGAATCCCACGTTGCGGAACAGGCGTTTCTCGACCTGTTGAAAGCGGCGAATGTGCCAGTCCGGTACGGCGTGTATGTCGTCAGCGCGGATCGGGAAGGGAAACGCGTTCGCCGCATCACGCTCAGCGACGGCACGGTCATCTCTGGAAAAACCTTCATCGATGCCAGCTATGAAGGGGATCTCATGGCGCTGGCCGACGTGAGTTACACGTTCGGGCGAGAGAGCACTGCCGACTACGGTGAAGACGGGGCCGGCATCCGCTTCGAGCCGACAACCCGGAAGGCCGCCACTGTTGATGAACGCGGCCAACTGCTGCCCGGCATCAGCGGCTGGGCGAAAGACTACCAGCCTGGGGCCGCCCATCCCGGCGTCATGAACTACAACTGGCGTCTCACCTTCACTCAAGTCAAAGACAAGCTCGTCCCAATCCCCGCGCCGCAGCACTACGATCAAGCCAGATATCGTCTCCTTGAAAACTGGTTGAAGGAAAAAGCCAGTCGGAACGAGCCAGTCGTCCTCAAGGACATTCTGGATCTCTATCCCCGCCGCAACGGGCACATCGAGGTCAACAACAAACAGGTTGCGGTCATTTCCATCGGCGACTTCGGGGCCCAATTCAAATACCCCGATGCCGGCCCAGCCGAGCGGCAGCAGATCATCGCCGAACATACCGACTACACGCTCGGCCTGTTGCATTTTCTGGCGAATGACCCTTCCGTGCCTGAGAAGCTCCGGGCGGAGATGCGGAGTTATGGACTGCACAAGGACGAGTTCACAGACAACGGAAATTGGCCTTACCAGCTCTATGTCCGCGAAGCCCGGCGCATGCGGGCAGCGACTGTGGTCACGCAGAAAGACGTCATTGAGGATCGTCGCAAGCCGGATTCGATTGCCGTCGGCAGCCACTTCATCGACTCGCATCATGTGCAACGCCTGGCCGCTTCACCGACCGAGTTCGTCAACGAGGGCCGCTTGTGGCGAGTGGGATACGCCTACCAGATCCCCTATCGGGCACTCACACCCAAGCCTGAAGAATGCGAGAACCTGCTGGTCCCCGGCGCGGCGAGCTACACGCATGTGGCCTACTGCACGTTGCGGCTTGAAAGCACCTGGATGATGGTCGGCCATGCTGCAGGCGTTGCCGCGTCGATGAGTGCTCAGTCCGACAAAAGCGTCCAGTCTGTCGACCTGCCGTCACTGCAAAACAAGCTCCGCACTCAGGGCCAGATCATCGACTTCCTCCCCGCCCAGCCTGAACAGTTCGAACATGGGAAGCACGAGAAACAGTTTTAG
- a CDS encoding DUF1559 domain-containing protein: protein MNLSHFTATASRPAGKPETGGVPTLRRRQPGFTLIELLVVIAIIAILVALLLPAVQQAREAARRSQCKNNLKQLGLAMHNYHDATSRLPIGVMRAGGNFAITVSGYTWFRRILPYIEQAAIYNQYDQNANYYSTEPNRTLSQTVIPVMLCPSDSQAAYFNNVPQVNYLANAGNTNIGKGNVNGATYSAGPFDFSDTREGRATSFAKITDGLSNTMMMGEIRVGATSPDYRGLVQYGMNALVTGNLPPNTPIADLVPSGQCVSTVDMPCGLGNNTGYTHQLSMRSKHTGGAHALLCDGAVRFISNNIDTGSIRALSTMANGEVLSEF from the coding sequence ATGAATTTGTCTCATTTCACAGCAACAGCGAGCCGGCCAGCCGGGAAGCCAGAAACCGGAGGTGTCCCCACGCTGCGTCGTCGCCAGCCGGGCTTCACGTTGATCGAACTACTTGTGGTGATTGCCATCATCGCGATCCTCGTCGCCCTGCTGCTGCCGGCCGTCCAGCAGGCCCGTGAAGCGGCTCGGCGGTCCCAGTGCAAGAACAACCTCAAGCAACTGGGGCTGGCGATGCACAACTATCACGACGCCACGAGCAGACTGCCAATTGGCGTGATGCGGGCCGGCGGAAATTTTGCGATCACCGTCAGCGGGTACACCTGGTTTCGCCGCATTCTCCCTTACATCGAACAGGCGGCCATTTACAACCAGTACGATCAGAACGCCAACTACTACAGCACCGAGCCCAATCGCACGCTGAGCCAGACCGTCATTCCGGTCATGCTCTGCCCCAGCGATTCTCAAGCGGCCTATTTCAACAACGTTCCTCAGGTCAACTACCTGGCCAACGCAGGCAACACGAACATCGGCAAGGGGAACGTGAACGGCGCCACCTACTCTGCTGGCCCGTTTGATTTCTCGGACACACGCGAAGGCCGCGCCACCAGCTTCGCCAAAATCACCGATGGACTTTCCAACACGATGATGATGGGTGAAATTCGAGTCGGAGCGACCTCGCCCGACTATCGCGGGCTCGTGCAGTACGGCATGAACGCCCTCGTCACAGGCAATCTGCCGCCCAACACCCCCATCGCCGACCTGGTCCCCTCGGGCCAGTGCGTGAGTACAGTCGACATGCCCTGCGGACTCGGCAACAACACCGGTTACACCCACCAATTGTCGATGCGCAGCAAGCACACCGGCGGGGCTCATGCCCTGCTCTGCGACGGCGCGGTGCGGTTCATCAGCAACAACATCGACACCGGCTCCATTCGCGCCCTGAGCACGATGGCGAACGGCGAAGTACTGTCGGAGTTCTAA
- a CDS encoding sigma-70 family RNA polymerase sigma factor → MENKTQLLPESGDESSSALLQSRSRELLARNWVKVQPALTAFIMASTPQFSDAEDLLQEVAAEVALRFDDYDPSRPFLPWAMWVAKIKVADFYRAKERGKVVFLDESIEALGEACLRVQESLSEEKWALEKCLTQLTDRSRSLLKLRYFDDLKPHEISEQLGLSPGSVRVTLSRIRTTLAECVQKSLGRLPASHG, encoded by the coding sequence ATGGAAAACAAAACTCAACTGCTGCCGGAATCAGGCGACGAATCGTCGTCCGCCTTGTTGCAGTCGCGTTCCCGGGAGCTGTTAGCCCGTAATTGGGTCAAGGTTCAGCCAGCCCTCACGGCTTTCATCATGGCCTCGACGCCGCAATTTTCGGACGCCGAAGACTTGCTGCAGGAAGTGGCCGCCGAGGTCGCTCTGCGGTTCGACGACTACGATCCGTCTCGCCCTTTTCTGCCGTGGGCGATGTGGGTCGCGAAAATCAAAGTCGCCGATTTCTATCGAGCGAAAGAGCGGGGTAAAGTCGTCTTTCTGGATGAATCGATCGAGGCGCTGGGGGAGGCCTGTCTGCGCGTCCAGGAGTCGCTCTCGGAAGAGAAATGGGCGCTCGAGAAATGCCTGACCCAGCTCACCGACCGGTCGCGGTCCTTGTTGAAGCTCCGCTATTTCGATGACTTGAAACCGCACGAGATCAGTGAGCAGCTCGGATTGTCGCCAGGCTCGGTGCGGGTCACGCTGTCTCGAATTCGTACCACCCTGGCAGAGTGCGTTCAGAAATCGCTCGGGAGATTGCCGGCCTCACATGGATGA
- a CDS encoding zinc-dependent alcohol dehydrogenase, with translation MKALCWHGKGDVRCDTVPDPKIVDPTDMIVRITATAICGSDLHLYDGMMPTMESGDILGHEPMGIVEEVGKEVKNFVRGDRVVVPFTISCGHCWFCDKQMFSLCDNSNPNADIARKAMGHSPAGLFGYSHMLGGYAGGQAEYLRVPYADVSPLKIESDLPDDKVLFLSDIFPTGYMAAENAEIEPGETVAVWGCGPVGLFAMQSAWMLKAGRVIAIDRVAERLEMAQTFGRAETIDFTKQDVYETLMEQTNGRGPDRCIDAVGAEAHGTGAWDAVYDNVKQTFMMATDRAHVLREAIMCCRKGGTLSVPGVYIGFPDKLPFGALMNKGLSIRSGQTHVAKYHRMLLQKIEAGEIDPSQIITHRVSLEEGPAAYKTFRDKKDRCVKVVLTP, from the coding sequence ATGAAGGCTCTTTGCTGGCATGGAAAAGGGGACGTCCGCTGTGACACGGTGCCCGACCCGAAAATCGTTGATCCAACCGACATGATCGTGCGGATCACCGCGACCGCAATCTGCGGTTCTGACCTGCATCTTTACGACGGCATGATGCCGACCATGGAATCGGGCGACATTCTCGGCCACGAGCCGATGGGCATCGTCGAAGAAGTCGGCAAAGAGGTCAAAAACTTTGTGCGGGGCGACCGTGTCGTCGTCCCCTTCACGATCTCTTGCGGCCACTGCTGGTTCTGCGACAAGCAGATGTTCTCGCTCTGCGATAACTCGAACCCGAACGCCGACATTGCCAGAAAAGCGATGGGCCACTCCCCCGCCGGATTGTTCGGTTACTCGCACATGCTGGGGGGCTACGCAGGCGGTCAGGCGGAATATCTGCGAGTCCCGTATGCCGATGTGAGCCCTCTGAAGATCGAATCCGATCTCCCGGACGACAAGGTGCTGTTTCTCTCGGACATCTTCCCCACCGGATACATGGCGGCCGAGAACGCCGAGATCGAACCGGGTGAAACGGTCGCCGTGTGGGGCTGCGGGCCAGTTGGCCTGTTCGCCATGCAGAGTGCGTGGATGCTGAAAGCCGGCCGCGTCATCGCCATCGACCGCGTGGCGGAACGGCTGGAAATGGCGCAGACTTTTGGTCGCGCTGAAACCATCGATTTTACGAAACAGGATGTCTACGAAACACTGATGGAACAGACGAACGGTCGCGGGCCTGACCGCTGCATCGATGCGGTCGGCGCCGAGGCACACGGGACGGGAGCCTGGGATGCCGTCTACGACAACGTGAAACAGACCTTCATGATGGCTACGGACCGAGCCCATGTCCTCCGCGAAGCGATCATGTGCTGTCGCAAAGGAGGGACGCTCTCCGTTCCCGGCGTCTACATCGGCTTCCCCGACAAGCTGCCGTTCGGAGCCCTGATGAACAAAGGCCTGTCCATCCGCTCCGGGCAGACGCATGTCGCCAAATACCACCGCATGCTGCTGCAGAAGATCGAAGCAGGCGAGATCGACCCGTCGCAAATCATCACCCACCGCGTCTCACTGGAAGAAGGCCCGGCCGCATACAAGACGTTCCGCGACAAGAAGGACCGCTGTGTCAAGGTGGTGCTGACCCCGTGA
- a CDS encoding MotA/TolQ/ExbB proton channel family protein encodes MSANRKNFFLRMLDPSLILGGMCTIGFYAVIHHPSMHDSVLHHYTTEHVVEYVIVTLWIWGVVDILLRMLSFPRDLLALRENWLPPRQGKEPASHALAMLENIRSRPRWLRESRVGKRLSSALEYVVQKGSAEDFREHLHYLAAQDEDITYSNYTLPRFIIAVTPVLGFLGTVVHFGTALSGISFDEMAEKLPVVVGEMGQAFNTTTTALAAAMSMMFALFLCERIEKGYVHQIDRLSDRELMNRFEIKDGNLTPFLAALKSANDEALAMIANTLGRHTELWIQAFDGVLSKFDARQQQDTQAWNTALTALNARHESLETQRIAAHKQHADEWKQALQDLSVRHEEFDAVREGRLLQMVETLDGRQSKLLSHVDSTLERALMLRDGVGELVEALHGIHQGEGKLLEVQTVLAKNLRVIHETQKIDDALHGLTAAIHLLTARNRGDMGHSAAA; translated from the coding sequence ATGTCTGCGAATCGCAAAAACTTCTTTCTGCGCATGCTCGACCCCTCGTTGATTCTGGGGGGCATGTGCACGATCGGGTTCTATGCGGTGATTCACCACCCGTCGATGCACGACTCGGTGCTGCATCACTACACGACGGAACATGTCGTCGAGTATGTGATCGTGACGCTGTGGATCTGGGGCGTCGTCGACATTCTGCTGCGAATGCTGAGCTTCCCCCGCGACCTGCTGGCCCTGCGGGAAAACTGGCTGCCCCCCCGACAAGGCAAAGAACCGGCGTCCCACGCGCTGGCGATGCTGGAAAACATCCGCTCACGTCCCCGCTGGCTGCGGGAATCGCGCGTCGGCAAACGCCTCAGCAGCGCCCTCGAATACGTCGTTCAGAAGGGGTCAGCGGAAGACTTCCGCGAGCACCTGCACTACCTGGCGGCGCAAGACGAAGACATCACCTACAGCAACTACACGCTCCCCCGCTTCATTATCGCCGTGACACCCGTGCTGGGCTTTTTGGGCACGGTGGTCCACTTCGGCACCGCGTTGAGCGGCATTTCGTTCGACGAGATGGCTGAGAAACTGCCGGTGGTGGTGGGCGAGATGGGTCAGGCGTTCAACACCACGACCACTGCCCTCGCGGCGGCGATGTCGATGATGTTCGCCCTGTTTCTGTGCGAGCGAATCGAGAAAGGCTACGTGCATCAGATCGACCGGCTTTCTGACCGGGAACTGATGAACCGCTTTGAAATCAAGGACGGCAACCTGACGCCGTTCCTGGCTGCCCTCAAGTCTGCCAACGACGAAGCCCTGGCGATGATCGCCAACACGCTGGGCCGGCACACTGAATTGTGGATCCAGGCGTTCGACGGCGTCCTCAGCAAATTCGACGCACGGCAACAACAGGACACTCAGGCGTGGAACACCGCCCTCACCGCGCTCAACGCCCGACATGAATCGCTGGAGACCCAGAGGATTGCAGCTCACAAGCAGCATGCGGACGAATGGAAGCAGGCGTTGCAGGATCTCAGCGTGCGGCACGAAGAATTCGACGCCGTCCGCGAAGGCCGGCTGCTGCAGATGGTCGAAACCCTCGACGGCCGTCAGTCCAAGCTACTCTCACACGTCGACTCGACACTCGAACGGGCTCTCATGCTCCGCGACGGAGTCGGCGAACTGGTCGAAGCCCTGCATGGGATTCACCAGGGAGAAGGCAAGCTACTGGAAGTGCAGACCGTTCTCGCGAAGAACCTTCGGGTCATTCACGAAACGCAGAAGATCGACGACGCCCTGCACGGCCTGACCGCCGCCATCCACCTGCTGACCGCCCGCAACCGGGGAGATATGGGACACAGCGCTGCGGCGTGA
- a CDS encoding ABC-F family ATP-binding cassette domain-containing protein — protein MAVLLQIRDAVKSFGDQKLLDEASATIYDGVKVGFVGRNGAGKSTLLKALLAEEELDSGEIIRNPKLRVGYLRQHDPFLPGENALQFLMRDSGQPDWKCGEVAGEFEIKGAYLEGPISALSGGWQTRVKLAALLLHEPNLLLLDEPTNFLDLRTQILLEHFLKHFEEACLIVSHDRAFLGATCTQTLDLTRGKLTLYPGPIEDYLQYRDDRREHDERANAAVVAKQKQLQKFIDKNKARASTATRAKSKEKQLEKLQTVDIAADEPTPNMRAPIVTPRQGPAVRCMELAIGYGDYAVAKGINLEIDHGQRAAIVGDNGQGKTTLLRTIVDSLPPVSGEVRWGYGCEIGVYAQHVYSSLPPDQTVLEYLDRVAKPGTTTQEVLAGAGALLFRGGHVKKKVSVLSGGERARLCMAGLLLGTYNVLILDEPGNHLDVETVESLTSALLNYKGTVIFTSHDRHFMKNVATSVIEVRDGSARNYGGDYDAYVYAVNKEIEQGERELAAARKKLAGPPVEKLGKVAKPAVVKDERALRKEMTNLERTIAKLDQQKKDLNAQLLQSTDPKKALKLHEELTTVTEQLSNSEDRWCEIQADLEGWDV, from the coding sequence ATGGCAGTGCTGTTGCAGATCAGGGATGCGGTCAAAAGCTTCGGGGACCAGAAGCTGCTCGACGAAGCGAGCGCCACCATTTATGACGGGGTGAAGGTCGGCTTCGTCGGGCGTAACGGCGCTGGCAAGTCGACGCTGCTCAAGGCTCTCCTCGCCGAGGAAGAACTCGACAGCGGGGAGATCATCCGCAATCCGAAACTTCGGGTCGGCTATCTCCGCCAGCACGATCCGTTTCTCCCCGGCGAAAATGCTTTGCAGTTCCTGATGCGCGATTCCGGGCAGCCGGACTGGAAGTGCGGCGAAGTCGCCGGCGAATTCGAGATCAAAGGGGCTTATCTCGAAGGCCCGATCTCGGCTCTCTCCGGCGGATGGCAGACTCGCGTGAAGCTGGCGGCCCTGCTGCTGCACGAACCGAACCTGCTGCTGCTGGACGAACCGACGAACTTCCTCGACTTACGCACGCAGATTCTCCTCGAACACTTTCTCAAGCATTTCGAAGAAGCCTGCCTGATCGTCTCGCACGACCGGGCGTTTCTGGGAGCGACCTGTACGCAGACCCTCGACCTCACACGCGGCAAGCTGACGCTGTACCCAGGTCCGATCGAGGATTACCTGCAGTATCGGGACGACCGCCGTGAACACGACGAACGGGCGAACGCCGCCGTCGTCGCCAAGCAGAAACAACTGCAGAAGTTCATCGACAAGAACAAAGCCCGGGCCAGTACAGCCACCCGGGCGAAATCCAAGGAAAAGCAGCTCGAGAAGCTGCAGACCGTGGATATTGCCGCTGATGAGCCAACGCCAAACATGCGGGCTCCCATTGTCACGCCGCGGCAGGGGCCGGCAGTGCGCTGCATGGAACTGGCGATTGGCTACGGCGACTACGCTGTCGCCAAAGGAATCAATCTGGAGATCGATCACGGTCAACGGGCAGCGATCGTCGGGGACAACGGCCAGGGGAAAACGACGCTGCTGCGAACCATCGTCGATTCTCTACCGCCGGTGTCAGGCGAAGTCCGCTGGGGCTACGGCTGCGAGATCGGCGTTTATGCCCAGCACGTCTACAGCAGCCTGCCGCCGGATCAGACCGTCCTCGAGTACCTCGACCGCGTGGCGAAGCCGGGGACGACCACTCAGGAAGTTCTGGCCGGGGCAGGCGCACTGCTGTTTCGCGGCGGACATGTGAAGAAGAAGGTCTCGGTGCTGTCCGGGGGTGAACGAGCCCGACTCTGTATGGCCGGCCTGCTTCTGGGCACCTACAACGTCCTGATCCTCGACGAACCAGGCAACCATCTCGATGTGGAAACGGTTGAGTCACTGACGAGCGCCCTGCTCAACTACAAGGGCACCGTCATCTTCACCAGCCACGACCGACACTTCATGAAGAACGTGGCGACATCGGTGATCGAAGTCCGCGACGGGTCCGCCCGAAATTACGGGGGGGACTACGACGCCTACGTTTATGCGGTGAACAAGGAAATCGAACAGGGAGAACGGGAACTCGCCGCCGCCCGAAAGAAACTCGCCGGCCCTCCTGTCGAGAAATTGGGCAAGGTTGCCAAACCGGCGGTCGTCAAAGACGAACGCGCCCTTCGCAAGGAAATGACCAACCTCGAACGGACGATCGCGAAGCTGGACCAGCAGAAAAAAGACCTGAACGCCCAACTTCTGCAGTCCACCGACCCCAAAAAGGCTCTCAAACTGCACGAAGAGCTGACCACCGTCACCGAACAGCTCAGCAACTCAGAAGACCGCTGGTGCGAAATCCAGGCAGACCTGGAAGGCTGGGACGTGTAG